From the Pontiella agarivorans genome, one window contains:
- the trmB gene encoding tRNA (guanine(46)-N(7))-methyltransferase TrmB — protein sequence MSKKKKTVLRVMCDNWLDPIDFKAEFPTPGNPLEVDIGSGKGRFLAARSGKYPDINFLGIERQLGRINSSGRRCERAGRENCRVFRMEGYYAINYLMPSDYVANYYFFFPDPWPKDRHHDNRLFNPAFMNALFRTLESGGGLHVSSDHLPYFDEIYALLKADERFEEIEAFVPDADETTDFELIFSYKKIGRCSFRKKNRV from the coding sequence ATGAGCAAGAAAAAGAAGACTGTATTGCGGGTGATGTGCGATAACTGGCTGGACCCGATCGATTTTAAAGCGGAATTTCCAACCCCTGGAAATCCGTTGGAAGTGGATATCGGCTCCGGAAAGGGCCGTTTTCTGGCGGCGCGGTCGGGCAAATACCCGGATATCAATTTCCTGGGTATTGAGCGCCAGCTTGGGCGGATCAACAGCAGTGGCCGGCGTTGCGAACGGGCGGGGCGGGAGAACTGCCGCGTGTTCCGCATGGAGGGCTATTATGCGATCAACTACCTGATGCCTTCCGACTATGTTGCAAATTATTATTTTTTCTTTCCGGACCCGTGGCCGAAGGATCGTCATCATGATAACCGGCTGTTTAATCCGGCCTTTATGAATGCATTATTCCGGACATTGGAAAGCGGAGGGGGGCTGCATGTTTCCTCGGATCATTTGCCGTATTTTGATGAGATTTATGCGTTGCTGAAAGCCGATGAGCGTTTTGAAGAAATTGAAGCGTTTGTGCCGGATGCGGATGAGACGACCGATTTTGAGCTGATTTTTTCTTATAAAAAAATCGGACGGTGTTCCTTCCGTAAGAAAAACAGGGTTTAA
- a CDS encoding sulfatase family protein: protein MSNYLKKYGLGIVIAGLCHVAAAGARPNIIFILADDMGYGDVSCMNPEAKFKTPNLDAMADHGLMLTDAHTSSGVCTPSRYSVLTGRYCWRSKMKRGVLGGYSPALIEDGRETMASVLKARGYNTACIGKWHLGMNFPTTDGKKAGQKGGGTMTYRNGKRFTDDGEMKTNVDWSGKIERSPTSNGFDYFFGINGSLDMPPYVYIENDRFTGTPTAIKAFHRPGPATVDFEAEQVIPELTDRLLNYIRQQDGTTPFFVYFPITGPHNPVVPAKAWQGKSGIGAYGDFCMQIDHHVGQIMQALKDKGFYENTIVVFSSDNGVENHAYEQFRKTGHNSSAAFRGVKRDLWEGGHHVPTLVQWPAVIAPGRVSNETVCLTDFMPTFAEIADFRLPENAAEDGVSLLPIFQGLERRKPLRAGTVHHSLKGEFAIRVGNWVFIDAPDGNDRDNEPDWYKKERGYLPHNQPGELYDLSVDPWQRKNVYAEHPERVQQMKALLELYKAESRSVPAERRAY, encoded by the coding sequence ATGAGTAACTATCTGAAAAAGTATGGCCTCGGTATTGTGATCGCAGGCTTGTGTCATGTGGCGGCAGCCGGAGCGCGGCCGAATATTATTTTTATTCTGGCGGATGATATGGGATACGGCGATGTGTCGTGCATGAATCCGGAGGCCAAGTTTAAAACGCCGAATCTGGATGCCATGGCGGATCACGGGCTGATGTTAACGGATGCACATACGTCATCCGGAGTCTGTACGCCCAGTCGGTATTCGGTGCTGACCGGTCGGTATTGCTGGCGTTCTAAAATGAAACGGGGGGTGCTCGGCGGCTACAGCCCGGCTCTGATTGAAGATGGGCGGGAAACGATGGCGTCGGTTCTGAAGGCGCGGGGATACAATACCGCATGCATCGGGAAATGGCATCTGGGTATGAACTTCCCGACAACGGATGGCAAGAAGGCGGGGCAAAAAGGCGGCGGCACGATGACGTATCGTAACGGGAAGCGATTTACTGATGACGGCGAAATGAAAACCAATGTGGATTGGTCCGGAAAAATCGAGCGGTCACCGACGAGTAATGGGTTTGATTATTTCTTCGGAATCAATGGATCGCTGGATATGCCGCCCTATGTCTACATAGAAAATGATCGTTTTACGGGAACCCCCACCGCCATCAAAGCCTTCCATCGTCCGGGCCCGGCGACCGTGGATTTTGAAGCCGAACAGGTTATTCCGGAACTGACAGACAGGCTGCTTAATTATATTCGGCAGCAGGATGGGACTACGCCCTTTTTTGTCTATTTCCCGATAACCGGACCGCACAATCCGGTGGTTCCGGCAAAAGCGTGGCAGGGGAAGAGCGGAATCGGTGCTTACGGCGATTTCTGCATGCAGATTGATCATCATGTCGGACAAATCATGCAGGCGCTGAAGGATAAAGGTTTCTATGAAAATACGATCGTTGTTTTTTCTTCTGATAACGGGGTCGAGAATCATGCGTATGAGCAGTTCAGAAAAACGGGACATAATTCAAGTGCGGCGTTCCGGGGAGTCAAACGTGACCTCTGGGAAGGCGGACATCATGTGCCCACACTGGTGCAGTGGCCGGCCGTCATTGCGCCGGGGCGGGTTTCAAATGAAACCGTCTGTCTGACCGACTTTATGCCGACGTTTGCGGAGATCGCTGATTTCAGGCTGCCGGAGAATGCGGCGGAAGACGGCGTCAGTCTGCTGCCGATTTTCCAGGGATTGGAACGCAGGAAACCGCTGCGTGCAGGAACCGTGCATCACAGCCTGAAAGGTGAATTTGCGATCCGTGTGGGAAATTGGGTTTTCATTGATGCGCCGGATGGCAATGACCGGGACAATGAGCCGGATTGGTATAAGAAAGAGCGCGGATACCTTCCGCATAACCAGCCGGGCGAGCTGTATGACCTCTCTGTTGATCCTTGGCAGCGGAAAAATGTTTATGCCGAACATCCGGAGCGGGTACAGCAGATGAAGGCGCTGTTGGAACTGTATAAAGCGGAATCCCGCAGTGTGCCGGCGGAACGCCGGGCGTATTGA
- a CDS encoding sodium:solute symporter, which translates to MRIQIAGLDLVILAVYLIGIVALGCLAGVWRKKNSSGDGESYFLAGGSLKWPMIGLALFSTNISTVHLVSLAEEGYKNGLAYGNFEWMAPFTLIILALFFAPFYIRSKVATLPDFLERRYSKGSRNWLSGLSIISAIFIHIGFSLYAGAIVLEGLFGIPLMYSIIGIAVLTGVYTMIGGLMAVVLTESVQTVVLLIGAIVLTGIALVKVGGWSGLTETVDPHMFSVLRPKGDPSGLPWYSILLGYPITGIWYWCTDQTIVQRVLGAKDEQQARLGPLFAGFLKILPVFIFVLPGLIAQALIMQGKLPAIEKSADVYSVMITHLLPVGLKGLIAAALMAALMSTVSGALNSAATLFSYDLYKQWKPETTEKKLISIGRIVTIVGMVLAICVAPFLGRYPTIFQGINAAICYISPPITAVFVFGVFWKKASSFGSFTTLVIGSALGFVVFGLDFYKEQTGWNIPFMMSGFYLFCICAVIMVTASLMKPEELTEEKAALVWNHPLDALRAPGLPGFGNYKMLSAVLFVVMIILYTIFH; encoded by the coding sequence ATGCGAATACAGATTGCGGGATTGGATTTAGTCATTTTAGCCGTATACCTAATCGGTATTGTTGCCCTGGGTTGTTTAGCCGGAGTCTGGCGAAAAAAGAACAGTTCGGGCGACGGTGAAAGTTATTTCCTCGCGGGGGGCTCGCTAAAGTGGCCGATGATCGGTCTGGCGCTTTTTTCCACAAATATATCTACCGTGCACCTGGTCAGTCTTGCGGAAGAGGGCTACAAGAATGGGTTGGCCTACGGAAATTTTGAATGGATGGCCCCGTTTACCTTGATCATCCTTGCACTCTTTTTTGCTCCGTTTTACATCCGTTCAAAAGTGGCGACACTTCCGGATTTTCTGGAGCGGCGTTATAGTAAGGGCAGTCGCAACTGGTTATCCGGTCTCTCCATTATCTCAGCCATTTTTATTCATATCGGATTCAGTCTTTATGCCGGAGCCATTGTTCTCGAGGGACTCTTTGGCATTCCGCTGATGTACAGTATTATAGGGATTGCCGTACTGACCGGGGTTTACACAATGATCGGCGGCCTGATGGCGGTGGTCTTAACCGAATCCGTCCAAACGGTCGTCCTGTTGATCGGAGCCATCGTACTGACCGGAATTGCACTGGTTAAAGTCGGCGGCTGGTCGGGGTTAACCGAAACCGTTGATCCGCATATGTTCAGTGTGCTTCGGCCAAAGGGCGATCCCTCCGGTCTGCCGTGGTATTCCATTCTGCTCGGATATCCCATTACGGGAATCTGGTATTGGTGCACGGATCAAACAATTGTGCAGCGCGTGCTTGGTGCAAAAGATGAACAGCAGGCGCGTCTCGGCCCGCTGTTTGCCGGCTTTCTCAAAATTCTGCCGGTTTTCATTTTTGTCTTACCCGGGCTCATTGCTCAGGCACTGATCATGCAGGGGAAGCTCCCGGCCATTGAAAAATCGGCCGACGTCTATTCCGTCATGATTACGCACCTGCTTCCCGTAGGGTTGAAAGGATTAATTGCCGCCGCGCTGATGGCTGCGCTGATGAGTACGGTTTCCGGCGCGCTCAACTCGGCCGCCACGCTGTTTTCGTATGATTTGTATAAACAATGGAAACCGGAAACAACGGAGAAAAAACTGATTTCAATCGGTCGTATAGTGACGATTGTCGGTATGGTGCTGGCCATCTGCGTGGCCCCGTTCCTCGGCCGCTATCCCACCATATTCCAAGGCATTAATGCGGCAATCTGCTATATTTCTCCACCGATTACGGCCGTATTTGTATTTGGAGTATTCTGGAAAAAAGCCTCCTCATTCGGATCCTTCACCACACTCGTCATCGGGTCCGCTCTTGGGTTTGTGGTATTCGGCCTCGATTTTTACAAAGAACAGACCGGATGGAATATTCCGTTCATGATGTCGGGATTCTATCTGTTCTGTATCTGTGCGGTCATCATGGTTACGGCATCCCTTATGAAACCGGAAGAACTGACTGAGGAAAAAGCTGCGCTCGTTTGGAATCATCCACTCGATGCGCTCCGTGCGCCCGGTCTTCCAGGGTTTGGAAACTACAAGATGCTTTCCGCCGTGTTGTTTGTGGTGATGATTATTCTCTACACCATTTTTCACTAA
- a CDS encoding sulfatase-like hydrolase/transferase: MSWKEKIYLGVVFSVAGLSGWATGSTKPNILFILADDQCYEALGCVNGEVQTPNLDRLAEGGAMFNHAYNMGGWDGALCAASRAMFNTGRSMWHNFKLDRAVRSKAWLNPPPEVDTGSTWSQWLSAAGYHTYFAGKWHTILHEAEDVFDETGTLRPGMPNQTKERYERNWEPGCSDWNPWDKSKGGFWQGGQHWSEVLRDEATAYLRKAPQRSKPFFAYIAFNAPHDPKQAPKEYIDRYPLESIRVPENFLPEYPYAREIQSRDIRGERLAPFPRTEYSIKVNRQEYYALITHMDDQIGVILEELDKTGMRDNTYIIFTADHGLACGHHGMMAKQNMYEHSLCAPLIVSGPGIPKGKRFDERIYIQDIVPTTLDIADIPIPEQVEFQSFLPLLKGEEYHEREAIYTAYKDVQRSVIAGDFKLIYYADIPLYRLFNLKNDPYEMNDLANHPEYAGKVEELRKVLLREMERYADEQLTEQRHYRKKPKPNTMPKKM; the protein is encoded by the coding sequence ATGAGCTGGAAAGAAAAAATTTATCTGGGAGTTGTGTTCAGTGTGGCCGGTTTATCCGGTTGGGCAACGGGATCAACCAAGCCGAATATTTTGTTTATTCTCGCAGATGACCAGTGTTATGAAGCGCTCGGCTGTGTGAACGGGGAAGTACAGACGCCCAATCTGGACCGATTGGCTGAAGGAGGGGCTATGTTTAACCATGCCTATAACATGGGCGGATGGGACGGTGCGCTGTGTGCGGCCAGCCGGGCTATGTTTAATACAGGCCGGTCAATGTGGCATAACTTTAAACTGGATCGTGCAGTACGCAGTAAAGCGTGGCTGAATCCCCCGCCGGAAGTGGATACGGGAAGCACGTGGAGTCAGTGGTTGTCCGCTGCGGGATATCATACGTACTTTGCCGGAAAATGGCACACGATTCTGCATGAAGCGGAAGACGTATTCGATGAAACGGGAACGCTGCGCCCCGGCATGCCGAATCAGACCAAAGAACGGTATGAACGCAACTGGGAGCCGGGCTGTTCGGACTGGAATCCGTGGGATAAATCCAAGGGCGGATTCTGGCAGGGCGGTCAGCACTGGAGCGAGGTGCTGCGGGATGAGGCAACGGCATATTTGCGTAAAGCTCCGCAGCGCTCTAAACCGTTCTTTGCGTATATCGCGTTTAATGCCCCGCATGATCCCAAGCAGGCCCCGAAGGAATATATCGACCGCTATCCGCTGGAATCGATCCGGGTTCCGGAAAACTTTCTTCCGGAATATCCCTATGCACGTGAGATTCAAAGCCGGGATATTCGAGGTGAACGATTGGCTCCTTTTCCGAGAACGGAATATTCGATCAAAGTAAACCGTCAGGAATATTATGCCTTGATTACGCATATGGATGATCAGATAGGTGTGATTCTCGAAGAGCTGGATAAAACCGGCATGCGGGATAATACCTATATCATTTTTACGGCGGATCACGGGCTGGCCTGCGGACATCACGGAATGATGGCCAAACAGAATATGTATGAGCACAGTTTGTGTGCTCCATTGATTGTGTCGGGTCCGGGGATTCCGAAAGGAAAACGTTTTGATGAGCGGATCTATATTCAGGATATTGTGCCGACCACGCTGGATATTGCAGATATTCCAATACCTGAACAGGTGGAATTCCAAAGTTTTCTGCCTTTGCTGAAGGGAGAGGAATATCATGAGCGGGAAGCGATTTATACTGCGTATAAGGATGTGCAGCGGTCGGTTATTGCGGGGGATTTTAAGTTGATCTATTACGCCGATATTCCTTTGTACCGGCTGTTTAATCTGAAAAACGATCCGTATGAAATGAATGACCTTGCGAATCATCCGGAATATGCCGGCAAGGTGGAAGAGCTGCGAAAGGTGTTGCTTCGTGAGATGGAACGCTATGCGGATGAACAACTGACCGAACAGCGTCATTACCGCAAAAAACCGAAGCCGAACACGATGCCGAAAAAGATGTGA
- a CDS encoding sulfatase-like hydrolase/transferase gives MTINKSIVYYGLVVWGALCMQSHAVEQPNIVVIVADDLGYGDIGCYGSETIKTPHIDALAANGLRFTDFHSNGAVCSPTRASLMTGRYPHRTGVTSVITAHKHRHAGLALEETTIAEVVKSAGYRTALFGKWHLGYQPKYNPVHQGFDEYIGFVAGNVDFHAHLDQVGEEDWWKQDQLCPEEGYTTDLITKHGIEFIERNQNQPFLLFLTHEAPHYPYQGRNDPVQYVPGKGLVGSPKGTPETYKEMIEVMDDDIGRIVQTLEDCGLSEKTLIFFCSDNGPAGLGSAGGLRGKKSHVWEGGHRVPGIAYWPGTIEAGRISDEIVMGADLFPTIADLANAPLPEGVTRDGVNLLPHITEGTSLESRPMFWANWRGMAVRQGRYKLVTKPKRFEDPELYDLESDPAEKLNIASEHPEKVEELLKQLKSWHYEVTDGVKKIL, from the coding sequence ATGACCATAAATAAATCGATCGTGTATTACGGACTTGTGGTGTGGGGTGCACTTTGCATGCAAAGCCATGCCGTCGAGCAACCGAATATTGTTGTGATCGTGGCGGATGATCTGGGTTATGGGGATATTGGCTGTTATGGCAGTGAGACGATCAAAACACCGCATATCGATGCGCTTGCGGCAAACGGGTTGCGGTTTACGGATTTTCATTCCAACGGGGCGGTCTGCAGTCCCACGCGCGCATCGTTAATGACGGGACGTTATCCACATCGTACAGGCGTGACCAGTGTGATTACGGCACATAAACACCGCCATGCAGGTTTGGCACTGGAGGAAACAACGATTGCAGAAGTGGTGAAGTCTGCAGGTTACAGAACCGCCCTGTTTGGAAAGTGGCATCTGGGCTATCAGCCGAAGTATAATCCGGTGCATCAGGGATTTGATGAATATATCGGGTTTGTTGCTGGCAATGTGGATTTTCATGCCCACCTGGATCAGGTGGGTGAGGAGGACTGGTGGAAACAGGATCAGCTCTGTCCGGAAGAGGGGTACACAACCGATCTCATAACGAAGCACGGCATTGAATTTATTGAGCGGAACCAAAACCAGCCCTTTTTACTTTTTTTAACGCATGAGGCCCCGCACTACCCGTATCAGGGGCGAAATGATCCTGTTCAATATGTGCCGGGTAAAGGGCTCGTGGGTTCGCCAAAGGGAACGCCGGAAACGTATAAAGAAATGATTGAAGTGATGGATGATGACATCGGGCGCATTGTCCAGACTCTGGAAGATTGCGGGCTCAGCGAAAAAACACTTATCTTTTTCTGTTCGGACAACGGACCGGCGGGACTGGGGTCGGCCGGCGGACTGCGTGGTAAGAAAAGTCATGTGTGGGAAGGGGGACATCGTGTTCCGGGCATTGCCTACTGGCCGGGCACGATTGAAGCGGGCCGTATTTCGGATGAAATCGTGATGGGTGCTGATCTGTTCCCAACGATTGCTGATCTTGCAAATGCACCATTGCCGGAGGGCGTTACACGGGATGGAGTCAATCTGCTGCCGCATATTACGGAAGGAACCTCGCTCGAATCGCGTCCCATGTTCTGGGCAAACTGGCGGGGAATGGCGGTGCGTCAGGGCCGATATAAACTGGTCACCAAACCTAAACGTTTTGAAGATCCTGAATTGTATGATTTGGAAAGCGACCCCGCAGAAAAATTAAACATTGCATCGGAGCATCCGGAAAAGGTCGAGGAGCTGCTTAAGCAGTTGAAAAGCTGGCATTATGAGGTCACTGACGGAGTGAAAAAGATTCTATGA
- a CDS encoding beta-galactosidase — protein MNALFFQGAVAAGFILVTGCANHEAVPAEMTETRVLLDFENETLPESVKGEAVTFELTSGRGAGTGRQALEVVYPVESTYKKVVFEPQEPWDVSDLGDCALAVDIENRSGESVQLFMTLADTNQSVTAHANIAAGESGTFYYDIAGPNTELDLGMTGWPARAAGELRSENPEPFRYAWGARILDPAALKQVGFYQTGILNPRTLVFDNLRIVSNPHGNAAVLHPLVDEFGQYTGEDWPGKIHTEKELLENSKKEINTLANEKGMTGRSRFGGWAEGPKLEATGFFRTEKVSGKWALVDPDGYLFFAAGIANCRMSNTYTVTGVDYENTSDRAGAFVASALRRNMFAWLPERNDPLSDHYGYAGQMHTGPMKHGQTFSFYGANLQRKYGSDYREQWKTVTLDRMLNWGFTCFGNWTDPLFFGNRRVPYFAHAWIGGGHKRVSTGNDYWAPMHDPFDPEFTQSVRNSLTRLDGQIQDDPWCIGIFVENELSWGNENNDASRFGIVIHTLGRDAASCPAKAAFVDLLKTKYTSIDELNHAWDAKSESWDSFAAGFEHAGTLEGGRRSDFSMLSEALAEEYFRIVNRELKQLMPHHLFCGSRFADWGMTPEAVQAAVKHTDVVSYNLYKEGLTDSLRKVLAKMDRPSVIGEYHFGATDRGMFHGGIRTAANQKDRGLKYRNYMMSVIHDPCLVGAHWFQYVDSPTTGRAIDGENYNSGFVSVTDSPYIDLIDSVRELNRNIYTLRFSK, from the coding sequence ATGAATGCACTATTTTTTCAGGGAGCCGTGGCCGCCGGGTTCATTCTGGTTACCGGTTGCGCAAACCACGAGGCCGTTCCAGCGGAAATGACAGAAACGCGGGTATTGCTGGATTTCGAAAATGAAACGTTGCCGGAATCGGTAAAGGGCGAAGCGGTCACGTTTGAACTGACGTCGGGCAGAGGTGCCGGTACGGGCCGTCAGGCGCTGGAGGTGGTTTATCCGGTTGAATCAACGTATAAAAAAGTGGTCTTTGAGCCGCAAGAACCCTGGGATGTAAGCGATTTGGGCGATTGTGCTTTAGCGGTAGATATCGAAAATCGTTCCGGTGAATCGGTTCAGCTTTTTATGACACTCGCGGATACGAATCAAAGTGTCACGGCGCATGCCAATATTGCGGCTGGGGAATCGGGTACGTTTTATTATGATATTGCGGGCCCGAATACGGAGCTTGATCTGGGGATGACCGGGTGGCCTGCACGTGCGGCCGGAGAACTCCGTTCAGAAAACCCCGAACCCTTTCGCTATGCCTGGGGAGCGCGCATACTGGATCCGGCGGCGTTGAAGCAGGTTGGCTTTTACCAGACGGGGATTTTGAACCCGCGCACTCTGGTTTTCGATAACCTGCGTATCGTTTCCAATCCGCATGGAAATGCAGCGGTGCTTCATCCGCTGGTGGATGAATTCGGTCAGTATACCGGAGAGGACTGGCCGGGCAAAATTCACACCGAAAAAGAACTGCTGGAGAATTCCAAAAAAGAGATAAACACACTGGCCAACGAAAAAGGGATGACGGGTCGGTCGCGGTTTGGCGGCTGGGCGGAGGGGCCGAAGCTGGAGGCCACCGGATTTTTCCGCACCGAAAAAGTGAGTGGGAAATGGGCTCTGGTTGACCCGGATGGGTATCTGTTTTTTGCCGCCGGCATCGCTAATTGCCGGATGTCCAACACCTATACCGTAACAGGCGTTGATTATGAGAATACATCCGACCGCGCAGGAGCGTTTGTGGCTTCGGCGTTGCGTCGGAATATGTTTGCCTGGCTGCCGGAACGGAACGATCCGCTTTCTGATCATTACGGTTATGCCGGCCAGATGCACACCGGGCCGATGAAGCACGGTCAGACCTTCTCGTTCTACGGCGCCAACCTGCAGCGCAAATATGGTTCCGATTACCGTGAGCAATGGAAAACGGTCACTTTGGACCGCATGCTGAATTGGGGATTTACCTGTTTCGGGAACTGGACCGATCCGCTGTTTTTCGGCAACCGACGGGTTCCTTATTTTGCGCATGCGTGGATCGGAGGAGGCCACAAACGGGTTTCGACCGGAAATGATTACTGGGCGCCGATGCACGATCCATTTGATCCGGAATTTACCCAAAGTGTGCGCAACAGCCTGACCAGGCTGGACGGACAGATTCAGGATGATCCGTGGTGTATTGGAATTTTTGTGGAAAATGAACTGAGCTGGGGCAATGAAAACAATGACGCCAGCCGCTTCGGCATTGTGATTCATACGCTGGGCCGTGATGCGGCATCCTGTCCGGCGAAAGCCGCGTTTGTTGATCTGCTGAAAACAAAATATACCTCCATCGATGAGCTGAATCATGCCTGGGATGCGAAATCCGAATCCTGGGATTCCTTCGCGGCCGGCTTTGAACACGCCGGAACACTTGAAGGCGGACGCCGTTCCGATTTTTCCATGCTGTCCGAAGCGTTGGCCGAGGAATATTTCCGTATTGTAAACCGCGAACTGAAACAGCTGATGCCGCATCATCTGTTTTGCGGATCGCGCTTTGCGGATTGGGGGATGACGCCGGAGGCCGTGCAGGCCGCCGTGAAGCACACCGATGTGGTCAGCTATAATCTTTATAAAGAAGGCCTGACGGATTCGCTCCGTAAGGTGCTGGCAAAAATGGACCGGCCGAGTGTGATCGGGGAATATCATTTCGGAGCGACGGATCGGGGCATGTTTCATGGCGGTATCCGTACGGCAGCCAATCAAAAGGACCGCGGATTGAAATACCGAAACTATATGATGTCGGTCATTCATGATCCCTGTCTGGTTGGGGCGCACTGGTTCCAGTATGTGGATTCTCCGACCACCGGACGGGCCATTGACGGCGAAAACTACAACAGTGGTTTTGTGAGCGTGACGGACTCTCCCTATATCGATCTGATTGATTCAGTACGGGAACTGAACCGGAATATCTACACGCTGCGTTTCAGCAAATAA
- a CDS encoding SHD1 domain-containing protein: MMKHVFMMLALAFFMVTVSAGEIRQWTLNNGQTIEAEFVSLIGGKVALKTLRGKLLKIPQNGIAPEDLSYVELLNPPRLDISFSKMTRQHVYPPLTQWFEANNVPPRSLYFNFSTQIKQLSPNPYHHELIAEIFVIAVEVGGDKNILIDYRKEPFHLSGENGRAVSIAGAQDRMMTTYLAPSGRWRGEKYEGYMVVITDPRGEIIAHATTRDWWFEKLENLRRVPVGKTFDEEGKRCWPSRPKESDY, from the coding sequence ATGATGAAACATGTTTTTATGATGTTGGCTCTGGCTTTTTTCATGGTGACGGTATCCGCAGGAGAAATCCGTCAATGGACTCTGAATAATGGCCAAACTATTGAAGCGGAATTCGTTTCGTTAATCGGCGGGAAAGTCGCCCTGAAAACCCTAAGAGGAAAACTGCTTAAAATTCCGCAGAACGGGATTGCCCCCGAAGATCTCAGCTATGTTGAACTGCTGAATCCCCCCCGGCTTGATATTTCATTTTCTAAAATGACCCGTCAGCATGTTTATCCGCCGCTTACGCAATGGTTTGAGGCTAATAATGTTCCGCCACGATCTTTGTATTTTAACTTTTCGACGCAGATCAAACAGCTCTCTCCTAATCCATATCACCATGAATTAATCGCTGAAATTTTTGTTATCGCGGTGGAAGTGGGCGGAGACAAGAATATCCTGATCGACTATCGGAAAGAACCCTTTCATCTGAGCGGAGAAAATGGGCGGGCCGTCAGTATTGCCGGGGCGCAGGATCGTATGATGACCACCTATCTGGCCCCCAGCGGCAGGTGGCGGGGAGAAAAATATGAAGGGTATATGGTCGTGATTACCGATCCGCGGGGAGAAATTATAGCCCACGCCACAACTCGCGACTGGTGGTTTGAGAAGCTCGAAAACCTCCGAAGGGTACCGGTGGGAAAAACATTTGACGAAGAAGGAAAACGCTGCTGGCCTTCGCGCCCGAAAGAGTCTGACTATTAA